Proteins from a single region of Oryza brachyantha chromosome 6, ObraRS2, whole genome shotgun sequence:
- the LOC102704528 gene encoding pentatricopeptide repeat-containing protein At4g20090-like encodes MPPPLPLRRRLLLRNPPPLAVVASVRLSHFDPFVSSSSDDDEPPLAAELFPAAGAPTLLTVARGLAADPSPTVPSVLAFLRRLPRDASPHLFPHLVAALSRSPGGSLLALRLFLAPLHPPAAAVTHHSFNSALLRFPLPPHLLPAFFSRSLRKFPRLAPTLLSFNLLLKCVCSSLVPRDPRLYLDIALRVLYDIIPAWNLAPDKFTYSTVVSALAGAGRVDDAVALVHEMVADGLVAAEAFNPVLKAMLRGGDAKGAAKMFGFMQLKGCVPTAATYNVLVHGLLVCGRAGAAMRVVRRMEREGVLPGVMTYGAVVDGLVRCGRVKDAWKIAKEMEKSGLAPNEFVYSAVITGFCKSGEIGSALKVWEAVAAGPVRPNFVLYSAMIRCLAHFGKMMEAELLFREMIDAKCEPNIITYGSMIQGYFKVGETPRALSVWEEMVGVGCVPNAISYSILINGLCNVGKLKDAMMVWKHMLGRGCAPDTIAYTSMIKGLCASGMVDGGLRLFYDMLARGDAEPDAISYNVLLDGLLLAKDLPRAMDLLNRMLDQGCDPDMVTCNIFLREFGAGEMKGREFLEGLVVRLCNRGRNMAAGEVLLVMLTKYIVPEAPLWEMVVRDVCRTKRVWRVIDKCWDEIWGR; translated from the coding sequence AtgccccctcctctccccctccgccgccgcctcctcctccgcaacccaccgccgctcgccgtcgtcgcctccgtcCGCCTCTCTCACTTCGACCCcttcgtctcctcctcctccgacgatGACGAAccccccctcgccgccgagctcttcCCGGCCGCTGGCGCGCCCACCCTCCTCACCGTTGCGCGCgggctcgccgccgacccGAGCCCCACCGTCCCCTCCGTGCTCgccttcctccgccgcctcccccgcgaCGCCTCCCCGCACCTCTTCCcccacctcgtcgccgccctctcccGCTCGCCCGGGGGCTCCCTCCTCGCGCTCCGCCTCTTCCTCGCGCCGCTCCacccccccgccgccgccgtcacccaCCACTCCTTCAACTCCGCGCTCCTCCGcttcccgctcccgccgcacCTGCTCCCGGCCTTCTTCTCCCGCTCCCTCCGCAAGTTCCCGCGCCTCGCCCCCACCCTGCTCTCCTTCAACCTCCTCCTCAAGTGCGTCTGCTCCTCTCTCGTCCCGAGGGACCCGCGCCTCTACCTCGACATCGCCCTGCGGGTGCTCTACGACATCATTCCCGCGTGGAACCTCGCACCGGATAAGTTCACCTACTCGACGGTCGTGTCCGCGCTCGCCGGTGCAGGCCGGGTGGATGATGCTGTGGCGCTGGTGCACGAGATGGTGGCAGATGGGCTGGTTGCGGCCGAGGCATTTAATCCCGTTCTGAAGGCGATGCTGCGTGGTGGGGATGCTAAGGGTGCAGCCAAGATGTTTGGGTTTATGCAGCTGAAGGGGTGTGTGCCGACTGCCGCGACATACAATGTGCTGGTGCATGGTCTGTTGGTCTGCGGGAGGGCCGGGGCGGCAATGAGGGTGGTGAGAAGaatggagagggagggggtaTTGCCAGGTGTGATGACCTATGGTGCAGTGGTTGATGGACTGGTGAGGTGTGGGAGAGTGAAGGATGCATGGAAGATCGCCAAGGAAATGGAGAAGAGCGGTCTTGCACCAAATGAGTTTGTTTACTCTGCTGTCATAACAGGATTTTGCAAGTCTGGGGAAATTGGCTCTGCGTTGAAGGTTTGGGAGGCAGTGGCAGCAGGTCCTGTAAGGCCaaactttgttttatattcaGCAATGATTAGATGCCTGGCTCATTTTGGGAAAATGATGGAGGCTGAATTGTTGTTTCGAGAGATGATTGATGCAAAATGTGAACCAAATATCATTACTTATGGGTCGATGATTCAAGGGTATTTCAAAGTTGGAGAAACGCCACGAGCTCTTTCTGTTTGGGAGGAGATGGTAGGGGTTGGCTGTGTGCCAAATGCTATTAGTTACAGCATATTGATCAATGGACTTTGCAATGTAGGGAAATTGAAGGATGCTATGATGGTCTGGAAGCACATGCTTGGCCGTGGATGTGCACCTGACACAATTGCTTATACTTCAATGATCAAGGGGTTATGTGCTTCTGGGATGGTGGATGGTGGTCTTCGACTATTCTATGACATGCTGGCAAGGGGTGATGCTGAGCCAGATGCCATCAGTTATAATGTGCTGCTGGATGGGCTGCTCCTGGCCAAGGACCTCCCACGGGCAATGGACTTGCTCAACAGGATGCTTGACCAGGGGTGTGATCCAGACATGGTGACATGCAATATATTCTTAAGGGAGTTTGGAGCTGGAGAGATGAAGGGGAGGGAGTTTTTGGAAGGCTTGGTTGTGAGGTTGTGCAATAGAGGAAGGAATATGGCAGCTGGAGAGGTTTTATTGGTGATGCTGACTAAGTACATTGTACCAGAAGCTCCCCTTTGGGAGATGGTGGTTAGAGATGTTTGTAGGACGAAGAGAGTTTGGAGAGTGATTGACAAGTGTTGGGATGAGATTTGGGGGCGTTGA